From Bactrocera oleae isolate idBacOlea1 chromosome 4, idBacOlea1, whole genome shotgun sequence:
ccaattttatcgagttatcagaaacaaagcaagataatttttgctgacagatttgaaatataAGTTAAGAAATTTCACATATGACTCCCCTGGTATATCAAGTGGGTTACTGTGATGTTTTAatatcttccttttaattttttcgttgcctatttttctttcaatataATAAACTCATTGTAAACTCTAGTAGACTTCATGCagcatttcaaatttatcaaacgtttgcaagttttgtcacataAGTAAACAGcttattcgaatattggttttgcatatgttcgaaaagacgaaaatccaatcagactctgtgacaccattgaaaattaGAATTTTAGCACTATCCAAAATTTTTTGGGCTTGAATTTTATATGACAGATTAATTTTTGCGAGATAGGTTCATAAGGGGAACGATCAATGTcggtttttttcaatttttttttatatggtttTTTCGGTAAAAACTGAATTAGGTGTATTCTAGTATATCTTTCGAAATTCAGATTACCTTGGATTTCGAACAAGAGAATGTTAATCCCATACTTTTCTATATGTGCATATGGATGCATGATTATGTAACATTTTAtgtagttgaaaataaaaattaaaagaattgcTTATAACTTACTTGGTTTATGAATTtgaacaaacaaattataagacatatatttatttttaaatgtttaattgtTAAGTAAATTAATGCGAAAGTAGTTAAACTACGAATTGAACGCGAATGAGATGAAATATTAAGATGTATCTATTTCTAATGCTAAATAAGGATTAGATTAACAGCAGAGTTTACTTTCAAAGGGGATAAATTCAATCCTTCTTTGGTTGAGTGCTATTGGCCGTGCTATTACCATTGCCGGATGCAGAGCTACTGATCGAAACCGACGGATTAATTGGATTTAAAGTTATAACTTTTGGTGAGGTTTGTATAGATGATGTTGTGCCAGCGGCATTATTTTGACCACTATCCTGTGCTGTAGTTGCCTGAGCTACTATAGATACGCCAGGTGAGGTTGAGGATGAACTAGCTGGATTTGTGCCGGATATGATATTTACCATTTTACGTACGGTTAAATTTCGATTAAATACGTGCGAAGTCAAAGCAGGTATTTGTTTTAATCCTCCGGGTTTTACAACAATATTTCGGATTTGCGTGCGGTCGTTCAACACACTGCTACCACTAGTTGTAGCTGTCGGATTGCCTGTGTTAGTGATACTGCCCACAGTCGAAGGAATGCCTGCCCCGCCAGCGGTTGTACTAATAATTTGCACTTGTGGCAGCGACTTTGTGGAAACATTCAGTATACCTGATGTCTGTCGTGCACCAATACTGACTGGAGACTTTAGTGTCTGTAAATTCACCTGCTTAACAGACGACACAAGTGGAGTGCTGCCACTGGCTGTACCCACTGGCAGCTGCGTCGTCGATAGTTGCATTGCTGGACGGGGTACAAGTGTTGTTGCAGATGTCTTTGGATTCGTAACAACAACCTTAGTGTATTTCGGCAATTGTTGTGTGACATTCGATCGGGAAATAATATTCGGGCAAGGTTTCATGGTGTTACGATTGATAAAGACTACcttattttgtttattgactGATGTTTGAGTAGTTTGTTGTATGAGTGGGCTGCcaatagttttattaattatatatgtgccACCACCAGTCTTAGGCGAAGTGCTCACAATACCAGTCGTGCCAGACCCAGTGGAGGTAGCTTCTTTAATGATTTTCTGACTTATAATTAGTTGCCCGACACCGGAAGTATTGGCTACAAAAAgattaatacaatttattacaGTTGCAGATGAAACGAGAGATTTTAAGAACCCACCTGACTTGACAGTTGCGGTAGAGGAAGCCACCGAATCAGACAGATTACCTTCATTATCGGCAAACACAATTGGCATATCGATTATGTTTGACAGGTCCATATTGGAGGCGGATGCAGCGTTTGACGTACTCCCTTTAATGCCACTAAAAGCTGCATTTGCTATTTGCAGTGTAGTTCCACCACTTACATTTTTCATGACAGTATACTTTTGCTGAGCCGTACCAGGTGGTGCAGCTGTAACGAATTGCGTCGTCTGGCCATTGGGAGATTTCAAAGTGAATATCTGTTGCTGATGATTTGCAACGGTGCTGCCGGTTGGTGATGTTGATACAATACTGCCAATGTTTGTATTTCCAGATGTGCTACTCTGTTGCATCGACGCcgtttttattgtataaattttCGATTGTGATTGCAGTGGCGGCTTGAGTTGCACGAATTGATTAGAAGGTATCATCTTTATTTTTGCACCAGCCGGAAGAGTTTGCTTTTGCAGCGGATTCATTAACGCGGTTTTTATTGGAGTGGACTTTGATGGTGCAACAATTTCATAATTCGTCACAATTTTCTGGGCACTTTGAGCAGTGTCGTTACCGGAATTCTGCATCGAACCATCATGTTCATTGGCATCACCCAATATTGACTGTATGGCCATGTTCAGATCCTCGTTCGTAATAGAAGAATTTGTTGATAACTgtgtcttttgtttttgtatctgAGCTGTTTTAGAAGTACCACCTGCTAATGCACTCACTGTTGTTTTAGCTGGAGTAGATGTGGATGCTATCAAGGGGCGCGTTCTTGGTCGGCCGACTGTAAATATACGTAGAAACACAGATTAaccttttaaagtaaaaaagaaaatcatCATGAATTTATtgcaagtaataaaaaataatttttaccctTTCGTTTCACTTGAAATGGTTCTgggatttttactttttttaatttggcttgaatATGGAAGGAATATGAAGGTAACGGAAAATTCATATGATGTCATATTATGATGATTAGTTcatgaaaaatgaaatattttagtacTTGTTAAATTTGATCAGTATTACTATATAATAAAAGttagatttaataaaatattgtgacATACTTGAATTAACATATTTAGTCTTCGCTGGCGTCTCTTGATCTGAATTCAAACCATCGTTCTTACGCTTCCTTTGTGCAGACCCATTTTTAGCATTGCCTTCAGCACAACTACCACCAACGTTGTTATTAATTGAGTTTCGTCCTTGTTTAGTGTGCACAAAACTAGTTATTGTTGTAGGAACCCGTGGTCCAGGTGGATTAATGAGGATTCTTTTTATAAACTCATATATTTCGTCctgcacaaaaaacaaattagttAACGCTTTTGACGATCTATGTCATAATTAAACATACCACAACCATAGCATCTACCATCGATTGTGTGACATTATCTAACTTCCTACGGCTTTTAGGAACGCGCAGAACATCATCTGCACTGCCCACCACCACCAAAGAACTTTCCGATTGCATTTTTTCACGCAACGATTCCATTTCTTCGGAACTGAAATgtaaagttaaaatattaacttGTTAGCAATTGTTtcataaaataagtttttttttaccttgtTTTTGATGAATTTTGACCAACCACAAATAGTATTGGTATCTTTATGTCTAATATGCGGTCGTCAGGAGTGCCACGTATTCCGTTGAATGTGTTATAAGCAAAGCCCATACACACTACGCATGCTACATTCTCCGACATCGCCACTTGCAAAGCAAGGGCAGCGCCAGCGTTGAAACCAATCAATATGATGCTTCGCTGAGCATTTTCGTTTCGCAACTCTTGTATTTTAACTCGAGTAAGTGACACTATTTGTTCAGCTACTTGCTCCAATGGTTGCCGGACTATATGACTAactgcaatttaaaaaaaaaattatataaattgctTATTAGACATGTTGACACTATACGTGCGTGTGGGTACTTACCATTCGATGGTAGAGTTACTTGTACAATTTGTGTTATGCTAGCCAATTGATGATACCATTTTTGAAGGCGATTAGGTACTGGGCCACTGGTAGGTACAGAAGGCAGTGCAACTATTACGGCATTCTGTGTTAGTTTTCGGGCTTTCGTATTAACAATTGGCTCCCATTTGTTTTTCAATACCGGCGCCAGAAGTTCTTGGCTAACATTTAACGGTCGCCCAAATAACATTTTATCCATGAGTGTTGgcaatttagattttaatgtttgcaaaatatctaaataagaTGCCATATATGTTGATGGAAGTGAGTCCATTAACAGACAATGCAACCATTGTGTGAGTCGTGAGTCCCAGGCGACAGCAGCTAACGCTCTTCGCATTCGACTTGCAGACTTATCGACAGCAACACGACGCTGCATGGATTCGTTTTGACGATTAACATTGGCTAGTCGTCCTAACTGATCATTATCCAAAATGTTTGCTACTTTATTGAAAAGtgtcttttgcatgttgctccAACCCAttctaaaagtaatttttttaataatgtgttGTTAACATAGCTAATAATTTTGTACTTACTGGTTAATACGTGCTTCCCAGTCATCGTCGTCTggattattgtttttaacgtaTTTAGCGATTCGAGAACACTCATTCATTGCTTCTTTTGCCGCTATTTCATTGTATGAAGGCACATTGGCCTGATTAAAATCTTCAAAATCATGCTCTTCGGGATGGGTGTGACAAGAAGGGCACTGTGGCGTACGTCGAACTAGTATTGTACGAGCTGGTAACAAACCAGTGGTAACACTCCCTATTGGCCGGGAGTTATCTCTCGTATAACTGTGTTCCATTTTATTACTACCACCACCCTCACTAATAGAATTAAGAGTGCCACACACAGACTCAAAAGACGAATTTGGATgctaaaaataatagaataactATAGTTTAAATGTTTTTCTGAGACATACTGGCAGTTAATTATTGGTATTGGTAGAAATGACTCAAAAATTTTGACTATTTGTTCAAAAAATCTTAACAATCGCTAAAAATATGtcaattaatttatgaaaataaatatattttatcttaATGGGATGATATTTTAGAGAATTGCACTTTTTCAGTGGCTTGCCTAGTACTTTACCTAATGAATAGATATGTTAATGATCCaacgtttaaaaatatatactgaaTGCATTTAGAGATTTCATTCGGTGTAGAGCTATATGCTGTAAACACATTTTCAATTTCCactaatatattataaagttatttttatttaacaaagctTAATTTTCACCACAACACTATTATTGGACAATTTGCTTTATATCACTACTTGGCTTTTTCGCAATATGGCGTCGTTTCATGGAGttaccatatattaaattttaaaattttttacacttaATCAAATGGTGCTGCAGACTACAAACAGTTATTAAAAACTaacaacatattttaaaatgtttatatttattacttttattggaTGCAGTTCAAATTGAATTTcggtttatattaatttcaatggtgatagaacaaaaatattaaatatttatcataGACACAATCATTTTGTACTTGTCAACATAAACTATAATTTGTAATGTGTGGCACCATTGTTTTTCATTCTCACTAATTCTTGTATGTAATAGATTGTTTAGAATTTCACCAATATTTTCCACAATATCTATAAACAAATAAGCAATTAgctcaaaatttaaaaagttaattttaacaacCATGGTTTACTATTGATGTACTATTTTTGCGTTCTGCGATTAacaaagaaattacaaaaatcgTTACCTCTATATCTTCATCTTCAGACGCAGCAGATGTGTGAGTTCCATCACATTCCTTGCGCTGCAAAAAGTCCTCGAACAGTTTCATATATGAAGTCATCATCACCTGTAGCTTCCCACCTGAGTAAATTATACTTTACTTCTACAATTTTCTCAATAGTACTATAAATTGAAACATTTGCACTTAGTAAACACCTCATCCAACACTCCGCCGATAACAACTTTGACAACTAATAATACAACTCGtcataaaatgtcaaataatataaatcaCAACTTTCAGAATGTTTGTAATGTGCTAACAGGTTAAGAATTTAGCTTTGTGAATAACTAACTAACAATTTTATTCTAAAAGTTGCATTAAAAGGTTGTATACGTTTCAATTTGTAAAAATCACATCCCAATACTCGATGTTGCGCTCATGTTGAATAGTTGCAAAGATATGGTGACTTTTCAAATGCGGCCAGATCTTAGAAAACAtagttatatttttcattaatatctAAGTAAAAAAcctattggtattggtattgtataaaaattatacattgaTGTGTGAATATTGGTTAAGTTTTTGGACTGAAATTCGTACAttctataaaattgtttcattgCTGTTTGCGTACAGATTAATAACAGAGAACGTAGAATATATTCTCAATCTATTTACTCAATAAAGTGGCAACTTTAAGAACTgacaccagagaacgtatatcatgatATACACGTGCGTAAActacatttataattttgtgtCTTTAAAGTACGTTCGCGATGGCATTAGGACAACAGCACGTGTTAAGCTTTTCGCCTAATGGCAAATTATTTGCTCTCATCAACGACCAAGGTATTCTGAGGATATGGGACACAGAAACCAACGAACTAAAGCAGGATTACACACCCAATCTACAGTTATCGGGCCCTTGTACTGCACTCACATGGGTTATAACAAATTCTTCAGCCAGACATTCTGCTGAAGGGAAAAAGGTTGGTAGTTATCTAGATTTTCTGAATTGTTTCTATACAGTATTTCCAAAATAGTCGAAGAAAGCTCGCAAATCACACAATGGTCCAAACCATGACACAGAAATAATTTACTTGGCGCTGGGTACAAGCAATGGACACATCTCTCTTTATTCTTACGCTTTAGCCAAGGTAAGGTCTTCGATTgaaaatttgagtaaatttcatataaaatagaTGCTATTATTATATGCAGATCGAGCGAAACCTTAAAGGCGAAGGACACCGAGGAAAAGTTACATGCCTTACTAAAGATACTGAAGGTCACTTATATAGTAGTGGGGAAGATTGCCAGATAATAAAATGGTCACTATCTGAAGAAAAGCAGCTCTCATCTTGGTCAGTGGGGCCGGAAAAGCCGTATAGCATTGTTTATTTGGAAATATCAAATAACTTGGTAGTTGGAGGTCGTCAAATTAAAGTTTATTCAGTTGCCACGCAGGAGTTAGTACAAACATTTACCGGCCACACATCCGACATTAATTTGATTAATTCGTTGGTAATAGATGAGAGCAGTGAATACGTCGTAAGCACATCACGAATGGAgcgtataatatgtatatggaaaattGGGAAAAAAGGTCGTAACAAAAGTGCTAGTTCTACTTTGATTATGGAGGACGTAGCACACTGTCTTACTTGTCAAGTAGATATTGATGGCAATGTGAGAGTTGCGAGTGTGACACGCAGTGGTGTGATTCATATGTACCTTATTGCAGTAGAAAAGtgggtataaatatttatttttttgttacgtCAGATGATCCTAAATTGATTGTGTTTGCAGCATTAAACCAGAAAAACCAATAAAACCAAAGCTGACCATAGAAGTTGCGTCAGATAGTGCAACAGTAATTGCGCCAATACCAGCTGTCTCAGTATCACTTCAGCATAGTAGTCACACGCAAGAATTAATTTTCGGTTATGGAAACAAAAGCTTTTTAGTTTTCGAACATTTAACCCCGAATTTCACTGAAAAATTGCAAGTTCTCATACGCACCGACCCAAAAACGCTATACTTGATGCGTGGGAAACTGTCAAAAAAAGACGGAAAAGCTGGTGACGCAAAAAAAACAGTTACTCCAATCGTCAATGATGCCGACGTGGAATACACATCTTCAGCTACAGTTCcaaagaagaaattaaaatcCGTTGAAATGCCGATGGAGTCCCGActacaaaatttgaatttaaatgctgtTGCTGGCAGTGGAGCACCCCAAGCTCAAAGCAAAGTTCAGTTGTTGGTGCAGGCCTTACACAGCAAAGATAATGTGTATGTATCCGTTtagtttttcatataatataagagATCGTAAGGTGTTGAAGAAGTGACTattaattcaaataaccaaTTTGTTGCTCCCTCTTTAGTCTTCTACGTTCTGTATTGCACACGCATGATATTAAAACTATTCAACTGACCCTCCACAAACTACCTGTGCAATACGTAGGGCAGTTGGTCAATGAATTAACTCAGTTTATGCAGCAAAAACGTATGAAGTACGTACTACCTCAAGTTCTgataattgtataatttttggataaaatatcataaatactTTGCAGTGTCGAGTATGCAGTTGATTGGCTTAAAGTTCTTGTTCAGACGCATTCCAGTCAACTAATGGCTTTGGGATCTGAAGATCTACTAAATAAATTCGGTCCATGCATTGGTTTAATAGAACATCGCGTGAATTGTCTGAAGGAGTTATcaaagtttgtttattttataattagtaAATATTCTCGAACTGATGCCACTAATTATAATATTACGTTCTCAGGGTCGCTGGACGTCTGGATTTGTTGATTAATCAAATAAAACGCAACACCAATGAGGATAACTTAAACAATTCAAATGTGTTAGTCTATGAGGACAATGGTACATATGATCTAAATAACTTTTGCcgcacaataaaaattttaataattggtTACAGGTTCTTCAGACTCTGAAATGGAAGATACAGGCGAAAAGAGTGCCTCCGATGATGAATGGGATGAGGATATTGAAGAGGACATTGAAAACATGGACCAAGGCGATGAAGATAATGATGAAAGTGACGCTGACGATGCAGAAGAAATGGAAACTTGATCGTAATGTTTCTCTCAAAAGTTCTTAGAcagcatatgtatgtttattatataagtaaaaatgaaatatttttagcattttatttAGTTTCCTTTGAACCTTTGGAAGCACtgctaatttttatactttctatAGGTAAAGTTTGTTGAACTCAGATCTAAAACGGTTTAAACTGCgaacaaatgaaatatacagcgaaaaattgtatttccagctaacatcaaatttatttttattttgatatacatacaatacaacaaTTACTAATAGTGTTTTTTGTCAGGATACTGAGAGAATCCTTTATggcattaataataataatcattcAACAACAGCAGACGATAAAACGTTAACAAAACCTGAATGTAACTTTACTAATAGGCTGAATGAGTCTAACAGCAATTTTTAAGTGTCTTCTATTCGCTAACCACATCATTGCGTTTGACAACTAATCTAAATTTATAATGCGTTCACAAGTAAAAGCATTTTGTagcataatacatacaaattgaGATTTTAATAAGTTTCAATCAATATTATTAAGCATGCTGGTGAAAACCATATGTTAAGCTGCAGTGTTTCATTTTagtttaacataatttttgtttttgtgtgatctcatagttgtttttttaatgattcTTATGCTTTTAAATGCTTTCGGTCTTTTGTTCTTCCGCTGGAAAATGTTTAATGTGGTATATTTTGAAATAGTCCACAATTTAGTTTACCAATTTGCTTTAAGGAAGTTGATGAGACCATTAGTGGACGCATCGTGTGTAGTTATTTCATTTGGCGTGGCCAATTCTGGTTCAATTGCTTTAGCTAATTGTTTACCTAATTCCACACCCCACTGGTCGAAAGAGTTAATATCCCAGATTGTTCCTTGAGTAAAGATCTTGTGTTCATATAaagctaaaaacaaaaattattattttttatttggttaaTTTGCATCAATAAATTACCAATAAGGACGCCCAAAATGAATGGTGTAACTTTCTTTACAACAATTGAGTTGGTTGGACGATTACCAGTAAACGTCTTATGTGGCAAGAGCGCATCAAGTTTCTCGCCAGACAAACCCGCCGCTTCGAGTTCAATACGCGCTTGTTCCGTTGTTTTCCCTTGCATTAAAGCCTCTGTTTGAGCCAAAAAGTTTGCcaataatattttgtgatgAACACCGCCGGCAATTGGGTTCTGTGACTGAGCTGGCGCAATAAAATCACAAGGTATTAATCGAGTTCCCTGATGAATCAATTGATAGAAGGCATGCTGCCCATTGGTGCCAGGTTCACCCCATACGATTGGCCCAGTATTGTAAGTGACAACCTTTGAGTCGGTCTTGGTTACGAATTTTCCATTACTTTCCATATCGCCTTGCTGAAAATAGGCAGCGAAGCGATGTAAATATTGATCATAAGGGAGCAAGGCTTGTGTCTCGGCGTTGAAGAAGTTCGAATACCAAACACCCAATAGTGCTAATATAACTGGCGCCTgataagtatataattttatttatgaaatcttCTTACTATTGTAAATTATTCACAACTTACATTCTGCTCCAAAGGCGCTGTCCGAAAATGATTATCTAAGAAATGGGCTCCTTCGAGTAATTGCTCGAAATTCTCAAAACCTATTGAAAGACATATGGACAAACCAATGGCAGACCAAAGTGAGTAACGACCACCAACCCAATCCCAGAAACCAAACATGTTTTTACTGTCAATACCAAAAGCTGTTACCTTTTCCTTATTGGTAGACAAAGCCACGAAATGTTTAGCAACAGCAGCAGGCTAAATTAGGTAATTAAATAGAAAGAATTAACATTAGCAAGtcttacataatatatttacataacatataacatacATCTTTAGCGTGCTCCAGTAGCCAGTTCTTTGCAGATGTTGCATTAGTTATTGTCTCTTGGGTAGTAAATGTTTTCGACGCAACAATAAATAGTGTAGTCTCATAGTTGACACGTTTTAGCACTTCAGCTAAGTGTGTACCATCAATATTCGAAACAAAATGAGAGCGCAAACCCTTGCAATATGGTTTAAGTGCTTCGGTCACCATTAATGGACCCAAATCAGAGCCACCAATACCGATGTTAACCACATCGGTGATTTGTTTGCCGGTACATCCACGCCACACGCCTGATATGACTTGATTAGTGAACTCTTTCATATGTGACAGTTCAGCGCGCACTAATGGCATGACATCATTACAATCGACAAGAATAGGTTCATTTCCACGATTGCGTAGCGCTACATGAAGTACTGCTCGATTTTCTGTAATATTGATGGGTTGTCCCGTGAACATAGCATCGCGCGCAGCAGTTACTTTGCGGGCTTTTGCCAAGTCAAGTAGCAGGGGCCATACGTCTTCCGTAATGCGGTTCTTTGAGTAATCAATCAATATTTCGCCATCATTGGGAGTTTGAATACGCAAActagaaatatacaaataaattgagGGTAATGAATAGAACATATAAATTTCCTAGTGCATAttgtaatttcttttataaGTACACAATTATTTACAGAGACCAAAACAACAtgtaaattattgtttaaattttgttcagtaATAGCAAGTTGTTAAAGTATTCacacaacaaaattttaagattCAAATTTTTCAACCAGATAATCTTATCATTCATTGCCTGGACACGTGAATTTTGGCCGTTCGGCGATTCTACAgtaataacatatataatattatagatatGTATCACATATGACTTACATTTGCCCACTGACAGTCAAAGGTTAAGTGTTtaacatataaaacaaaaacaattataacCTGATAACTTTCGTAGCGAATGAAATATGAGAGCAGCCTTGCAATCTTCCTATACAAAATCTAAttggtgaaaataaataatcacTGGGATACACTTATGTATGCaaatacacacgtacatatagTGTGTTGTAGGTCAACGTCAAGGTCTAAAATACATTCACTTGCTTAGTTTCAATATGTGTCGAAATATTATCATCAAGCGCATTTCTAAATCATTGCTAGTATAATAAACACCTGATCTTTTTGAAGAATATATACTGACAATATTACTATTATCccatatttgaatataaactaaaagaattttaaatattaacatttGAAATAGGTATACAATTGTTAAAAAAGGGGCAATACCAacaaacttttttgaaaaaccTATTATGCATGTTGGAAAAATTTTCCGgttgtaaaaaagaaaataaaaaatgtttatcaagTTGgtgtacacataaatatatgtatgtatacattttcaaTTAAAGATACACATTAATAGAATACATCCATCTACAAGCTCACTGCCGAACCAAAGTTTTTCACGTAACCGTATTTTTCACCCATTCGATATAAACACAGGACAACTCACCTGTACTTCTTAAAACGATTTGTATCTCGGGCGAAAAGCTCCTTCATATTAATGTCTTTGCCATGAGCATTATAAAATTGTTGTAGCTTTTGGTAAGCCGGTTCCTCCGAAAGCAGTGGAAGTGGTCCTGCcatttttattagtatatgATTTCTTCTGATAAAACAATTGCAAAGAAGttgacttttatgaatactGAATGTAATTTGGAATTTGTGGAATAAAGTATACAAGTATTCAACAATGCACAATTGTGAAGAGAACTTCGTTATTTTAAAaaggaaattaattgaaaactcGAATTTTTCCAACTCAACAACGTTCCCACAAATGATCAGaagaattataatttataacgaCTAAAGTAATCCCACTCCACGTTCGAAACAAATTCAGTTTCTCTCTACGTAGCTTTGTCAATGTCGAATGAAAAACTAAAGCCATGCACACAATGCGGTGCGTTAGATTTGTTTAAGTTTCATGTAAGTTTTACTAGTGTAGCAAATTTAAAGCTAATAATTAATATCATTATACTGTTTAGGTGGTCTATTATAATCGTACTTGTCAGaagcaacaaaattaaataatcttggaaaaaagttatttaaatataaatttgttttagtaCAAAGTTTCATGTCATTACTTAAGCATAATGCTTAAGTTTATTATGTTTCCAGGTTTAACTTATCATTAAGTAATCTTTTCAATAGGGCAAAAGATGCAACAGCGACATCTATATGCCTTTTCGTTCATAGCCTACTGAAAGGCAAACTTCATTTCCAGCTACTTATGTTCTATCTTAGTTTAATAGCTTTGGACAAGATCTGAATTTCAATGAAGAAATTTCAagttatttcatataaatgatataaattagaaaaatgttcgggttaaaaatataagaagaagAGGTGGCATTTCGGATCTGGTAGCAACTGGTTGATTTGTTCGTTCTGTTGTCGGTTGGCTGCACTGGAATGTAGTGTGTATTGGTGTGTGTAATTAAGAAGTCAAATTCCAACAAAACAGCAAAACTAAGTAGCGCATAATAATTGGGAAAAATATAGTTTCAGTGCTATGGATTTGCATGGGATTGTATTAAAGTTTCAATTTAACTTTTAGAAAAGAGTAAAATgcatttttaactaaaa
This genomic window contains:
- the LOC106618643 gene encoding WD repeat-containing protein 43 isoform X2: MALGQQHVLSFSPNGKLFALINDQGILRIWDTETNELKQDYTPNLQLSGPCTALTWVITNSSARHSAEGKKSKKARKSHNGPNHDTEIIYLALGTSNGHISLYSYALAKIERNLKGEGHRGKVTCLTKDTEGHLYSSGEDCQIIKWSLSEEKQLSSWSVGPEKPYSIVYLEISNNLVVGGRQIKVYSVATQELVQTFTGHTSDINLINSLVIDESSEYVVSTSRMERIICIWKIGKKGRNKSASSTLIMEDVAHCLTCQVDIDGNVRVASVTRSGVIHMYLIAVENIKPEKPIKPKLTIEVASDSATVIAPIPAVSVSLQHSSHTQELIFGYGNKSFLVFEHLTPNFTEKLQVLIRTDPKTLYLMRGKLSKKDGKAGDAKKTVTPIVNDADVEYTSSATVPKKKLKSVEMPMESRLQNLNLNAVAGSGAPQAQSKVQLLVQALHSKDNVVEYAVDWLKVLVQTHSSQLMALGSEDLLNKFGPCIGLIEHRVNCLKELSKVAGRLDLLINQIKRNTNEDNLNNSNVLVYEDNGSSDSEMEDTGEKSASDDEWDEDIEEDIENMDQGDEDNDESDADDAEEMET
- the LOC106618643 gene encoding WD repeat-containing protein 43 isoform X1, whose translation is MALGQQHVLSFSPNGKLFALINDQGILRIWDTETNELKQDYTPNLQLSGPCTALTWVITNSSARHSAEGKKSKKARKSHNGPNHDTEIIYLALGTSNGHISLYSYALAKIERNLKGEGHRGKVTCLTKDTEGHLYSSGEDCQIIKWSLSEEKQLSSWSVGPEKPYSIVYLEISNNLVVGGRQIKVYSVATQELVQTFTGHTSDINLINSLVIDESSEYVVSTSRMERIICIWKIGKKGRNKSASSTLIMEDVAHCLTCQVDIDGNVRVASVTRSGVIHMYLIAVENIKPEKPIKPKLTIEVASDSATVIAPIPAVSVSLQHSSHTQELIFGYGNKSFLVFEHLTPNFTEKLQVLIRTDPKTLYLMRGKLSKKDGKAGDAKKTVTPIVNDADVEYTSSATVPKKKLKSVEMPMESRLQNLNLNAVAGSGAPQAQSKVQLLVQALHSKDNVLLRSVLHTHDIKTIQLTLHKLPVQYVGQLVNELTQFMQQKRMNVEYAVDWLKVLVQTHSSQLMALGSEDLLNKFGPCIGLIEHRVNCLKELSKVAGRLDLLINQIKRNTNEDNLNNSNVLVYEDNGSSDSEMEDTGEKSASDDEWDEDIEEDIENMDQGDEDNDESDADDAEEMET
- the Pgi gene encoding glucose-6-phosphate isomerase, coding for MAGPLPLLSEEPAYQKLQQFYNAHGKDINMKELFARDTNRFKKYSLRIQTPNDGEILIDYSKNRITEDVWPLLLDLAKARKVTAARDAMFTGQPINITENRAVLHVALRNRGNEPILVDCNDVMPLVRAELSHMKEFTNQVISGVWRGCTGKQITDVVNIGIGGSDLGPLMVTEALKPYCKGLRSHFVSNIDGTHLAEVLKRVNYETTLFIVASKTFTTQETITNATSAKNWLLEHAKDPAAVAKHFVALSTNKEKVTAFGIDSKNMFGFWDWVGGRYSLWSAIGLSICLSIGFENFEQLLEGAHFLDNHFRTAPLEQNAPVILALLGVWYSNFFNAETQALLPYDQYLHRFAAYFQQGDMESNGKFVTKTDSKVVTYNTGPIVWGEPGTNGQHAFYQLIHQGTRLIPCDFIAPAQSQNPIAGGVHHKILLANFLAQTEALMQGKTTEQARIELEAAGLSGEKLDALLPHKTFTGNRPTNSIVVKKVTPFILGVLIALYEHKIFTQGTIWDINSFDQWGVELGKQLAKAIEPELATPNEITTHDASTNGLINFLKANW